The Halorussus gelatinilyticus genome contains the following window.
GAGGGCGTCGGCGAACGCCACCCCCTCTCGGGCGAGAAGCTCGCGCCCGTCCTGACGGTGTACGAAGCGCCGGACTTCTCCGCGGCGCTGGACCTCACCCAGTCGATAGTCGAGTACGAGGGCATCGGCCACTCGTGTACGATTCACACGTCGGAGGACGACCGCGCCGAGCGCATGGGGAAGGCCATCGACGTAGGGCGCGTGCTGGTCAACCAGCCCTCGCTCTGTCTCGCCGGTGCGGAGAACAACGACCTCGATTTCACCCTCTCGCTCGGCGGCGGTACGTGGGCGGGCAACCAGTTCGACGACAACCTCGGCTACGAGTACTTCCTGAACTTCACGACCGTCGCCGAGGACGACGGCGGCCGCCTCCCGGACCGCGAGGACCTGTTCGGCGACTACCCCGTCGCGGAGGAGCGACCTCCCGAACTGTAGCACCGCGGACTCACATCGCTCGCGTCCGATAGTAGCTCCGCTCGCCATCTCCGGTGTCGATGACCCTGCGCTCCAGCGCACCGTGGTCGACGAGTCGGTCCAGAATCGAACTCACGGTCGCCACGTCGATGATACAGCCCATGAGTTCGTCGTCCTCGACGGCGTACGACACGTTGGCTTCCGACCAACCGGTCTCCATCACGGCCTCGGTTATCTCTCGGACGTTGTACGCCTGCCGGTCGTTTTCGTGCAGGAACTGGACGATTCGCTCCTCGATGGAGTAGCGCTCGCTCCCCTCCTCGAAGGTATCGGTGGTGATTGGCACACCCCGCGTAGGCCCCGGATTCCAATAAGGGTGTGGCCCGGCAGAACGCCGCGCGGTCGGGTCCGCGACCGACCCACCGGTAATCCGACCCCGGTTCCGAAGCGCCTTTGACCCCTCCATCCCTGTCCGAAGACATGAGAGTTGGCGCGCACGAATCCATCGCTGGCGGCGTCTACAACGCCGTAGACGCCCAGATAGACGACGGCGGGAACTGCGGACAGATATTCACCCACTCGCCGCAGGTGTGGCAGGACCCGAACATCGGCGACGACGAGGCCGAGCAGTTCCGAACCGTCTCGGCCGACAACGACGTCGGTCCGTGGGTCATCCACTCGTCGTACCTCGTGAACCTCTGTACGCCGAAAGACGACCTCCGCGAGAAGTCCATCGACTCGATGCAGAAGGAGGTGGACGCCGCCGACAAGTTGGACATCCCCTACGTCAACGTCCACCTCGGCGCGCACACCGGCGCGGGCGTGGACGGCGGTCTCGACAACGCCGCGAGCGCGCTGGACGAGTTGGATATCCCGGAGGGCGTCACCGTTCTCATCGAGAGCGACGCCGGGTCGGGCACGAAACTGGGCGGCGACTTCGAGCATCTCGCGGAGGTCCTCGCGCGCTCCGAGCAGGACCTCGACGTGTGCATCGACACCGCTCACGCGTTCGCGGCGGGCTACGACCTCTCGACCGAAGAGGCGGTCCACGACACCATCGCGGAGTTCGACGAGGTGGTCGGACTGGAGCATCTCGAATGCGTCCACCTCAACGACTCGAAGCACGAGTGCGGCACGAACAAGGACGAACACGCCCACATCGGCGAGGGTCTCATCGGCGAGGAAGGCATGCGCGCGTTCGTCAACCATCCGGACCTCGAAGACGTGCCCCTCGTCCTCGAAACGCCCCACGAGGACGGCAAGGGCTTCGCGTGGAACATCGAGCGCGTGAAGGAACTGCGCGAGTAAGGCGTTCCGAACTCCGTCCGGTTTTCTATCCGAACGCGAACGTCAGGAGCCACAGGCCCGCCATTCCGGCGACGAGCGTCGCCAGAACGTCCTCGGTCCGCCACGCCACCAGCGCCGCGAGCGCGCCCGCCAGGAGTCGCGGATTCGCGGGCGAGAGCGCGACCGACCCGTCTACGACGACCAGTTGGGGTGCGACCAGCGCCGCCAGCACCGCCGCGGGGACGAATCGGAGGGCGCGCTCGACCACCGCCGGCACGTCGTCGAGGAGGCCGAACAGGCCGATGAACGAGAAGCGGATGAGGAAGGTCCCGACCCCCGCCGCGAGGATGACGAGCCACAGCGTCACCGACCCGTAGTCGGTCGCCATCTACGCCACCTCCTCGGCCAGCAGTCCGGCCGCGATGCCGACGACGGCGGCGGTTATCAGTCCCAGATTGAACGGGAGTCCGGTGGCGGCGACACCGACCGACCCGCCGACGAGCGCGGCGACGCCGGTCGCCCGGTCGGTGACCGCCGGGACCAGCACCGCGAGGAACACCAGCGGGACCGCGAACTCGAGTCGCCAGCCGTCGGGGACGCTCGCGCCGAGGGCGATACCGACGACCGTGGCGAGTTGCCACGTCACCCACAGCGCGCTCCCGACGCCGAGGTAGTACCACCGCCGGGAGACGCTCTCGTCGTTCTCGAACCGCAACAGCGACACCGCGTAGGCCTGGTCGGTGAGCAGGTACGCCAGCGCGCCCTTCCACCGGGTCGATTCGCGCTGGAAGTACGGCGCGATGGAGGCGCTGTACATCATCATCCGGAGGTTGATGACGAGGACGGTGAACACGACCACGACGGCCGGCGCGTTCCGGCCGACGAGTTCGGCCGCCGCGAGTTGGGAGGCTCCGGCGAAGATGACGACCGACATCGCGACCGCCCCGACCGGAGGGATGCCCGCGTTGACCGCGGCCACGCCGGCCACCATCCCGAACGGAACGATACCGAGGAGAATCGGGAGGGCGACGCGAACGCCCGCACGGAAATCTGTACGTGGAGATGTCACTGTCCGTTCGTAGGCGCACCGAGGGGTATCATCCTTGGTTTTCCGGCGAAGCGTTCGACCCGAGCGCCCCCGGCGCGCTCGGCCGGCGACTCTCTCTCCTCGCTCGTCCGGCGTCTCGTTCGGCCGGTAACTCGCTCGCCCGGACCGCCCCGCTTTTCACCGCGGACCGCCAACCCCGAGCCAGAATCAGCCGTGCGACAGTTCTCCGCCGACTACCTCCGAGACACGCGCCGCGGGATGTGGGACGACCGCGCCGCGCTGGCCGACCTCGAACTGGACTCCCGAGAGCGCGTCCTCGACGTGGGATGCGGCACGGGCGAACTCTCCCGCGTCCTCGCCGAAGAGTCGGCCGCCGACGGGACGCCCGCCGACGTCGTCGGGGTGGACGCCGACCCGGACCTGCTGGCGGTCGCCCGCGAGGAGGCCGGCATCGAGACCGTCGCCGGCGACGCGCTCCGCCTGCCGTTCCCCGACGACTGCTTCGACCTCGTGGTCTGTCAGGCCCTGCTCATCAACCTCCCGGACCCCGCCGCCGCCGTGCGGGAGTTCCGGCGCGTTTCCACGGCTCGCGTGGCCGCGGTCGAACCCGACAACGCCGCGGTGTCCGTCGAATCGACCGTCGAGACCGAGAGCGACCTCGCGGCCCGCGCCCGGCGAGCCTATCTGTCGGGCGTCGAGACCGACGTGACCTTGGGCGGGGCGGGCACCCGCGAGGCGTTCGAGGCGGCCGGACTCTCCGAGGTGTCCACGCGCCGCCACGTCCACGCCCGGACGGTCGAACCGCCCTACGCCGACCGGGACCTGCGCGCGGCCCGTCGGAAGGCCAGCGGCGAGGCACTGGCCGACGACCGCGCGACCCTGCTGGCGGGCGACCTCTCGGCCGAGGAGTACGACGACCTCCGGAACGACTGGCGCGAGATGGGCCGGAGCGTGGTCGAGCAGATGAGCGCGGGCGAGTACCGCCGTGCAGAGGTCGTCCCCTTCTACGTGACCGTCGGGTCGGTCTGAAGGCCCGTCTCCGCCGTGCCAACCTCTTTGGTCTCTCTCGCCGACGTTCGAACGTCATGTTCGAGCAGATTCTGGTCCCGGTCGATGGCAGCGACGGGTCCGATGCCGCGGTCGGGCACGCCGCCGACGTCGCCGACCGGTTCGACGCGGCCGTTCACGTCCTGTTCGTCGCCAGCACGAACCGCGACAGCGTGACCGTGGTCGGGAGTGACGTAGTGGACGCCTTGGAGAGCGAGGGCGCGGCGGTCGTGGACTCCGCGGAAGAGGACCTCCGAGAGCGCGGCGTCGCGTGCGAGTCGGAAGTCGTGCAGGGCGACCCCGCGACGACCATCGCCGACTACGCCGACTCGCGGGGGATGGACCTCGCGGTGATGGCGACCCGCGGTCGGACCGGCCTCTCGCGGTACCTGCTCGGGAGCGTCACGGAGAAAGTCGTCCGCCTCTCGGACGTGCCGGTCCTCACGGTCCGAACTCACGACGACGCGCGCACGTCGTTCCCCTACGAGAACGTCCTCGCGCCGACCGACGGGAGCAGAGTCGCGAACGCGGCCGCCGACCGCGCCGTCGACCTCGCTGCCGCGTTGGACGCCACGCTCCACGCCGTCTCGGTCGTGGACGACACGTCGCTCGGGTTCGACGTGCGCTCGGCGGCCGCCGCCGACGAACTTCGGGAGGCCGCCGAGGACGCCATCGCGGAGGTGACCGCCAGTGCCGACGACGCTGGCGTCGAACAGGTCCGCGAGGAGGTCCTCCGCGGGTCGGTCCACCGGGCGATTCTCGACTACGTGGACGAGGAGGACGTGGACGTAATCGTCGTGGGCACCCGCGGCCGGGGCGGCACCGACCGAATCCTCCTCGGGAGCGTCACCGAGCGACTCGTCCGCACGTCGCCGGTGCCCGTGCTGACGGTGCGTCGGTAGCCGCGTCACACGACGGTCTGCCAGCGTCGCGTCGCACCGACGACGCACTGGAAGGGCCCGCTGGCGCGTCTCGAAAAGACATATCGGTCCGGTCGGCGTCGGTGTTCGTATGGACCCGCGAATCCGAAATCACGCCGACATTCTCGTCGACCACTGCACCGACCTCGACCCGAGCGACGACGTGGTCGTTCGGGCCCCGCCCGTCGCCGAGGACCTCGCGGTCGCCGTCGCCGAGCGAGTCGGCGAGGTGGGCGCCAACCCCTCGATTTCGCTCCAGAGCGAGCGCGCGACGCAGGCGTACCTCCGGTCCAGCGACCCCGACGACTTCGAGACGCCCGAGCATCGACTGGCGATGATGGAGGCGGCCGACGCGTTCGTCCTCATCAAAGGCGACCGGAACACCGCCGAGATGAGCGATGTCCCCTCAGAGACGCTCGCCGCCTTCCGCCGGGCGCTCCAACCGCTGCAGGAGGCCCGCATGGGCAAGCGCTGGGTCGGCACGCAGTTCCCGGCACCGGGCAACGCCCAGAAGGCCGAGATGAGCACCGCGGCGTACGAGGAGTTCGTCTACGAGGCGGTCGATAAGGACTGGGACGCTCAGAAGGACCACCAACAGCAGATGGTCGAGATTCTCGACCCCGCCGACGAGGTCCGCGTCGTCTCGGGCGACACGACCGACCTCCGCATGAGCGTCGAGGGCATGAAGACGGTCAACGACTACGGCGAGAAGAACCTCCCCGGCGGCGAGGTGTTCACCGCGCCGGTCCCCGACTCCGTGGAGGGCGAGGTCCTGTTCGACAAACCGCTCCTCCGCCACGGCCGGGAGATTCACGACGCGTACCTCCGATTCGAGGACGGCGAAGTCGTGGACCACGACGCCTCGAAGAACGCCGACCTGCTCGAAAGCATCCTCAATACCGACGAGGGCGCGCGCCGCCTCGGGGAACTCGGCATCGGGATGAACCGCGACATCGACCGGTTCACCTACAACATGCTCTTCGACGAGAAGATGGGCGACACGGTCCACATGGCCGTCGGGAAGGCCATCGCGGAGACGGTGCCCGAGGGCCGACCGCGCAACGAGAGCGCGGTCCACACCGACATGATAGTGGACATGAGCGAGGACTCCTACATCGAGGTGGACGGGGAAATCGTCCAGCGAAACGGCACGTTCCGGTTCGAAGACGGGTTCGAGGGGTAAACTGCACCCCCGCGTGCGGCGCGAGGTCGTCCCAACTCCACTCCGAGCATACGGCGCGAAGCGCCGTTTCACCGCGAGCGAAGCGAGCGGGGCTTTTTCATCGACGTTTTTCGACGAGTGGTACCCGCAGGGCGCGAACGCAGTTCGCGCCCGAGGATACCCGAGGAGAAAAAGGTCGGGCTACACCACGTCGCCGCGGACCGTCGCGCCCTCCTGGCGCTTCCGGTAGGACTCGACGGCTTCGGCGGCCTCGTCGGTCTTCTCGGCGTCCAAGCCGAGCATCCCTAGCGCGTCGGGGAGCGTCGGAAACGGGAGTTCGCTCTC
Protein-coding sequences here:
- a CDS encoding deoxyribonuclease IV translates to MRVGAHESIAGGVYNAVDAQIDDGGNCGQIFTHSPQVWQDPNIGDDEAEQFRTVSADNDVGPWVIHSSYLVNLCTPKDDLREKSIDSMQKEVDAADKLDIPYVNVHLGAHTGAGVDGGLDNAASALDELDIPEGVTVLIESDAGSGTKLGGDFEHLAEVLARSEQDLDVCIDTAHAFAAGYDLSTEEAVHDTIAEFDEVVGLEHLECVHLNDSKHECGTNKDEHAHIGEGLIGEEGMRAFVNHPDLEDVPLVLETPHEDGKGFAWNIERVKELRE
- a CDS encoding AzlD domain-containing protein, whose translation is MATDYGSVTLWLVILAAGVGTFLIRFSFIGLFGLLDDVPAVVERALRFVPAAVLAALVAPQLVVVDGSVALSPANPRLLAGALAALVAWRTEDVLATLVAGMAGLWLLTFAFG
- a CDS encoding AzlC family ABC transporter permease translates to MTSPRTDFRAGVRVALPILLGIVPFGMVAGVAAVNAGIPPVGAVAMSVVIFAGASQLAAAELVGRNAPAVVVVFTVLVINLRMMMYSASIAPYFQRESTRWKGALAYLLTDQAYAVSLLRFENDESVSRRWYYLGVGSALWVTWQLATVVGIALGASVPDGWRLEFAVPLVFLAVLVPAVTDRATGVAALVGGSVGVAATGLPFNLGLITAAVVGIAAGLLAEEVA
- a CDS encoding class I SAM-dependent methyltransferase → MRQFSADYLRDTRRGMWDDRAALADLELDSRERVLDVGCGTGELSRVLAEESAADGTPADVVGVDADPDLLAVAREEAGIETVAGDALRLPFPDDCFDLVVCQALLINLPDPAAAVREFRRVSTARVAAVEPDNAAVSVESTVETESDLAARARRAYLSGVETDVTLGGAGTREAFEAAGLSEVSTRRHVHARTVEPPYADRDLRAARRKASGEALADDRATLLAGDLSAEEYDDLRNDWREMGRSVVEQMSAGEYRRAEVVPFYVTVGSV
- a CDS encoding universal stress protein — its product is MFEQILVPVDGSDGSDAAVGHAADVADRFDAAVHVLFVASTNRDSVTVVGSDVVDALESEGAAVVDSAEEDLRERGVACESEVVQGDPATTIADYADSRGMDLAVMATRGRTGLSRYLLGSVTEKVVRLSDVPVLTVRTHDDARTSFPYENVLAPTDGSRVANAAADRAVDLAAALDATLHAVSVVDDTSLGFDVRSAAAADELREAAEDAIAEVTASADDAGVEQVREEVLRGSVHRAILDYVDEEDVDVIVVGTRGRGGTDRILLGSVTERLVRTSPVPVLTVRR
- a CDS encoding aminopeptidase; the encoded protein is MDPRIRNHADILVDHCTDLDPSDDVVVRAPPVAEDLAVAVAERVGEVGANPSISLQSERATQAYLRSSDPDDFETPEHRLAMMEAADAFVLIKGDRNTAEMSDVPSETLAAFRRALQPLQEARMGKRWVGTQFPAPGNAQKAEMSTAAYEEFVYEAVDKDWDAQKDHQQQMVEILDPADEVRVVSGDTTDLRMSVEGMKTVNDYGEKNLPGGEVFTAPVPDSVEGEVLFDKPLLRHGREIHDAYLRFEDGEVVDHDASKNADLLESILNTDEGARRLGELGIGMNRDIDRFTYNMLFDEKMGDTVHMAVGKAIAETVPEGRPRNESAVHTDMIVDMSEDSYIEVDGEIVQRNGTFRFEDGFEG